The proteins below come from a single Drosophila miranda strain MSH22 chromosome Y unlocalized genomic scaffold, D.miranda_PacBio2.1 Contig_Y1_pilon, whole genome shotgun sequence genomic window:
- the LOC117191070 gene encoding uncharacterized protein LOC117191070, producing the protein MRRPQIKTRRRANAKRRTKKHRKRLGTTTTMANIRAEVEMLKLQIELLKLQSEREKEGRGENTTPAASNDAGVMLLNAAKDMLPTYHGNISGNNDDVTTWIAQFKAVAKVNKLKDEKLLMLLMSKLKDKALVWLHSSPEHMSLPIDQLLNVMEDTFHPKESKLLLRRKFESRSWARGEEFSMYFNAKVSLASRIVIDDEEFIDGVIEGIPDVGLRRQAHMQCFGAPYQLLKAFEKIMLPKKYGSTEGANTGASPTPIRCYNCNSLGHVAGECRKPKRERGACYGCGSMSHQVSHCDEKKYKIASSTQGAQ; encoded by the exons ATGAGGCGGCCGCAGATCAAGACTCGACGAAGAGCGAACGCAAAGAGAAGAACGAAAAAGCACCGCAAGCGCCTgggcacaacaacaaccatgGCGAATATCCGAGCAGAGGTTGAAATGTTAAAACTGCAAAtcgagctgctgaagctgcagagcgagagggagaaggAAGGGAGAGGAGAGAACACAACACCAGCCGCCAGCAATGACGCTGGCGTCATGTTGCTAAATGCCGCCAAAGACATGTTGCCAACATATCATGGCAACATTTCTGGAAACAACGATGACGTCACAACTTGGATCGCGCAGTTTAAGGCCGTCGCAAAAGTGAACAAACTGAAGGATGAGAAGCTACTAATGCTGCTAATGTCGAAGCTTAAGGACAAAGCATTGGTGTGGCTGCATTCGAGTCCGGAGCACATGTCGCTGCCAATCGATCAATTGTTGAACGTCATGGAAGACACTTTCCATCCCAAGGAAAGCAAACTGTTGCTCCGTCGCAAGTTCGAGTCCCGTTCATGGGCACGTGGCGAGGAGTTCTCGATGTACTTCAACGCCAAAGTGTCGCTGGCATCCCGCATAGTCATTGACGACGAGGAGTTTATTGACGGAGTCATCGAAGGTATCCCAGATGTAGGCCTGCGTAGGCAAGCCCACATGCAGTGCTTTGGCGCTCCATATCAACTACTCAAGGCGTTCGAGAAGATCATGCTGCCAAAGAAGTACGGTTCAACTGAAGGGGCAAACACTGGAGCCTCGCCAACACCCATTCGCTGCTACAACTGCAACTCTTTGGGCCACGTGGCAGGGGAGTGCCGCAAGCCCAAGCGCGAAAGAGGAGCGTGCTACGGATGCGGCAGCATGAGTCACCAGGTGTCACACTGTGACGAAAAGAAGTACAAG ATTGCCTCATCGACTCAGGGAGCCCAATAA